From the Oncorhynchus kisutch isolate 150728-3 unplaced genomic scaffold, Okis_V2 scaffold1366, whole genome shotgun sequence genome, the window CATGGTTGTCAACTGTACCACAGTAATAGAATGTAAAACACAGtggatagatgttgtggtggcagctgttgAGAAGTACTTGGGTGTATAATATTTTACTGCAGAGTTACAAGGTGTTTTGAAGGATAATATCCCGTCCTCCCAGTCTGCTGGCCTGGTGTTGAATCAGAGGGCCAAAGTAGTGGAATAATGacgttttaatgggtgtagggttagtttgTTTTTCACAAAGTGTAGTGAGTTATTACTACAGAATAGTAGTCTGATGCACAGCCAATACACTAAGTGGCAGCATGCACCAATAATAGTTTGCGGACCGCCATAACACTAACGAAGAAGTAGACCACTTCCTTCACAGCTCAGCTCGGTGAAGCGGAATTAGTATACATCCACTGACTACTGTGGAGGTTGCATTGTTGTAAATGCTTCATGGCCCCTGCAGATTTTGGATTGAACATACATCAGCTTTTACTGGTTCCCTGCACGGATAGCGCTGCTGTAATCAGTCTGCTATTTTATAGGCTACACTTACTGGGCCTCAGACAATTAACTATCTTGGACTCTTGAAGAGGACGTTGTTCTAACAGACTCTCGGGTTGAGTTAGACGATACACAGACATAAGGATTGTTGGTGAATAGGGTGTTGAACGTTTTCTTGACTCTAAAAGAACCAGTAAAATCTTATCCAGGATCTTTCTGAAGTAAGATTACTTTAGATTAATCGAGTTTTGATATTTAAAAGGACGTTTGATTGCTTTGGTCTAGCTGTGGCAAACAAAGTAACTGTAGTGTAAACTAGCTACATATTTACTGTCACGTTTTTATATTTGAAGAAACGCCGAAGAAAGAATAGCTTCCACGATGGATCGGGTAAGTTTGGTTTACTTTTATTAACAATATTCCTACTGTGGTGTATAACATGTCGAGGCCTAGTTTTAACAATAGTTGATCTTCCATATCTCTTCGTTCCATTTGATCAGTTGGACAAAATAAACAATGGTGGTAATAAACACGTGGGATATTTTGTCCTTCAGCACAAGGCAATGCGATGCGCAACGAGCAGGTAAAGTCAGAACCATGGAGAAATACTGAGGCTAAAGCTACATCTTGCAGCACCGGGGTAAAGTCACCGGGAAGCCAAGGCAGAAAAagagccatattacaacctatgtttgATCCATAACCTGTTAGGTCATATGCCTTGACACAACCGAGACAAGAAGGTGGCTGAATAAATTCAAATACACCTTTTGTTCAATCATAAAACCGGAGAGTAACATCAGTCCAGTTGAGTTCACAAAACATgttggatgtgaaacggctagctagttagcggggtgcgcgctaatagcatttcaatcggtgacgtcactcgctttgagaccttgaagtagtggttccccttgctctgcaagggccgcggcttttgtggagcgatgggcaCACAGACAACAGTCGTGGGTGACTgtttgtgtgcagagggtccctggttcgagcctggGTATgcgcgaggggacggactaaagctatactgttacacatgtaATAAACAGTTACACGACCTACAGAATGGTCAAGCAAATGACATTTTCCAACGTTTTCAGaatactaaacaactattgatttagagtTACCGCAGGTCAAAAAGGAAACAGGCGCTGCCTCCAATATTCAAGCACCATTTTAACTTCAACATCCtctaatcacctatgcttagtctactacagtgacaactaaaatataccaaaaacCAGGGGCACAATTTTCACTGGGGATGGAGTGAACATGTCCccaccacattctgaaattgaaaTTTTGTCCCCCCTGAGTTTTATCATTCTACTGTGATACTAAATGAGGAGactgtgtgctttaggaccacgcGGACCCCTCCGGCTGTTCGTAGTGTGTAATCATTATGTCCACCCACTTCTGAAACCAAAGATGCGTCCCTGCCAAAACATTATTTAGTCTGATCAACCTAAGCTTAATATGATGCATCTATTCATGTgcatgcaagtagaaaaaaaaacatgttgactcacccaacTGGTAGAGAAATGCAAATGCCATCTTCCTCTGTCAATAAGTACATGATTTTAGTTTTTTTCCTGTCCTCTGTGACCTGGCTAAGGTGCTTGCACACTAGCCTTGTAAACCTCTATTCATGGGCAACGATGCcccaggccagctagttaataGCCCCTTTTCAAATGATTACTCTTTTTGAGAAGTAACTGTGAGATGCTCATCTCACTACACTGTCCCCCTCgccaaatgtttattttattgttttagattccatTATATTCCTGTCGTGAGTGTTCTGTATTTTCTGCGCCTACTTCGCTACAAGTCTTGCAAATAAAACAGCACTATTGCTTCCATAAAGTGACCATTGGACTTAAAATGTTTTACAACATTTGTAGGTGCAACAGTTTATCAAATGTATAATGTATCACTTTCAAGTGCACATTTATGTCCACTAAGAACCATTGACTACCTTTTTTGTATTATTTCTGCAAATGCCAACTTCGTTTCAGCCAAATCTCAGAGTTCTAACCTGGTCAGCATCTCTGTTGCTTGGCAACAATGGTGGCAGGGTGGAAATCTCTCCTCTGGAACAGGGTAGATGTTACTGTCTTTGCAAGGGGGGGAAATAGTGGAGGCCATCTCTGTCACTCCCCTTAGTGATGTGGTCACCCTCTCCTGTTGGGCATGCAGGTCATTGGTCCACATATGAATGATGATATGGCTTAGGGAGCCAAGCTGGGCCACAGTAGCTCTGTCCGTTGTGGGGCACCATAACTTTGACAGAATTTTATTTGGGAGAAGTTGATCCTCTAATATAAGCTTGCCATTTGATTGATGGGAGTAATTACAAGCCatgagatggggatggagggaggtcaGCTGGGTTGGTGCATTGTTTGGTTGGATTGGTTTGTATGTTCTGATTCAGCTGTTGTCCTGGTCCAAGGTGTTTGTGGAACTCTTTGTAGAGTGGATAGTGGTGGCTGAGAAATACCTGCCTTGGCTCATGTAGCTCCTTCTACAGGTCCTGCATGTGGCCAGTGTTGCCTGTACTGGACAGCTCCTCTCTAAGTCTGCAGGCTTCCATCCTGAGAGTCTGGTTGTCCTCCTCAACATTGTTCATTGCACACTGCTGCTCCCGGATCTCCTCCCTATGCTGACGCACCAGACTGATCATCTCCTCTATAAGATGCTGTGGTGCAGGTGTCATGTGTGAGAGAGGCATGCTCAGGGCTGTGTCTGCTGcaggtgatggagggagagggacactGGGGACTACATACTGGGGCACAgaaggagtggaggctgttgtgggTAGTGACAGTGGAGATGTTGTAAGTGCAGCAACAAAAGGTTTTATTTAGTCGAAATAGTAGACCCAATCAATCAGAAATATTTGGTCTCGCCTCCTGAGTGGGGCagccgtctaaggcactgcatcgcagtgctagaggcatcgcTACAGAACCGGGTTCAATCCCTGGTGCGGCTGGCTTACGGGtgaagcgagcagtgtgtcaagaagcagcgcggcttggcagggttgtatttcgggaggacacatggctctcgaccttcgcctctcccgaggccGTACTGgaattgcagcgatgggacaagactgtttATTACCAATTGGAAGTCATGAAATGGGGgggtaataaaaataaatatgtatttgGTCTAATTATATTCTATGTACAATACTTCCTCTGGTCACCAGGACAGAGCTAGCCCACATACCTCCACCCTGCCAGAGTCCCCGGGTTGCAACTCTCCCGGTAGCGCCTTACTGCAGGGTCTGAAGAGGGTGTCTTCATTGCTGATCGACTGCAGGAAAACACCAGGGCAGAGTGGATCTTCGAGAGGTGGACACGAGGAAAATGGAGATTTGATTTCATCAAGTAAGAACAACGTTCTATGTGGATTAGACTACATTCTGCTTCTGAAACTTCTGTTAATTCATTGATAAACATTATACACTCcttgccagtttattaggtacacccatcttgTACCGGATCGGAGCTGCCTTTTTCtccagaacagccttaattcttCGGGGCATTGATTCTACAAAGCGCCGGAATTTTTCCAGAGGGATGTTGATCCATGCTGACGCGATGGCATtacgcagttgctgcagattggataGTGTCACATTCATGCtgccaacagcccgttccatctcatcccaaagttACTCTATTGGGTTTGGTCAGCAACTATGTTCAGATTGGCTGTGGCGTTAAATCGTTGCTCAGTTGGTATCAAGGTACCTAACATGTGCCAGGAAGacattccccacaccagtacACCGCCGCCAGGCTGGATGGGTCCATGGGCTCATGCTTTGCACACCAAAACCcgactgccatcagcatgacgcaacaaaAACCGGGATTTGTCGGACCAGGTCATGTTTTCCaatcctcaattgtccagtgttgatcCCTCTGGAGCCGTTTCTTATTTTTAGCtaataggagtggaacccggtgtggttctCTGCTGTAATAGCTAACCCGTGACGAGGATCGACTAGTTATGCTTTCCGTGATTCCGTTCTgtacaccactgttgtactgcgctgtTATTtttttgtggcccgcctgttagctggcatgattcttgccattctccttcaacctctctTATCAACGAGccgttttcacccacaggactgccgctgacattgtcttttgtttgtcaCTCGTTTTGCCTATTCTAACATTTAATGAAAACATTAACTGAAtgtctctacctgtctgcctgcttttggtagcaagccacagccacagccacgtGACCCACTGTCTgtcggtgtacctaataaactggtcaCTGAGTGTACTGTATTTATTGATGATAATTATTTGTTTATGGACACATATTTCATAAACCTAGTTATTCAATGTCTTCGTTTCACAGGGGACACACCTAAACGTGGTTATCTCGGTGGGAGGGGCTTATCTGCTCACCTTCAACCACATgttgctgacgaggcagagaagtgtctctccagatcagaacacttcaagaaacaccagcagagatGTATAGGGAAGAAACCTCAAcattgctgctctgactgtgggaagaattTCACTAGCCGGAGTTGCTTCATTATTCACCAGCGGATTCACACCGGCGAGAGACCGTACTTCTgctctcagtgtgggaagagGCACATCTCTGCAGGGCGTCTTAAAGAACACCAAAGAAtccatacaggagagaaaccttacagaTGCTcacagtgtgggaagagttttgctctATCTGGCACCTTAAAAACTCATCTGAGAAtccatacaggagagaaaccctACTGCTGCTCTCAGTGTGGGAGGAGTTTTGCTGTATCTACCGCCTTAAAATCTCATCTGAGAGtccatacaggagagaaaccgtacTGCTGCTCTCAGTGTGGGAAGGGTTTTGCTGTATCTAGTGCCTTAAAATCGCATTTGATAATTCATACTGGCGAGAGGCCTTACCCCTGCCTTCGTTGTGGGAAAAGCTTTGTTAGTGCAGGAAACCTAACTGTACACAAgcgaatacacactggagagaggccttatagctgtgatcagtgtggaaagagctttgcTCTAGCTTCCGTTCTGACTTCACACCGGCGCATACACACTGGaaagaaaccttatagctgtgaacagtgtgggaagagctttgccGTAGCTTCCTCCCTGAGTAGacaccagcgaacacacactggagagaaaccttatgtTTGTCTTTGTGGAAAGAGCTTTGCTCAGTTAGGGACAATGACAAGTCACCAGAAAACAAAAACCTGCCGTATTTCATCTCCATCCTATACGGCACCGGTTCCAGATCCCTAAATAAACTATCAACAAAAAACTTCTCGTGAACAGTCATATCCATCTCCCATTGTTAAACAGTTGACTTAGTTTGATCACCATGGTAACCTGGAGCATAATATGCTGCTCTGATCCAGCATCAGGTCTCCCCTGTGTCTGTAATATCACACAATGGGATTTAAATGGATAAATGTTATCATAGAAGATGTCATAGTCAACCTGTGTGTGTGCTCATAAAACGAATCAATGATACATTGGATAATCGGTCAAGGCAAGAACTATGCATATTGTAACACCGGTTAATGTAATAACTTTTAGATGTGCAATGTAATATCTTGTACCCCAGAAATTGAACGTAAATCACAGAAAAGTGATTAGTGGGTTTTTAATGTGTAGGTGGCAGCTGCTGAGAAGTACCTGGTTGTACAATATTTTACTGCAGGAGAGTTAATAGATGTTTTGAGAAGGAAATAtatatgaactcagcaaaaaaagaaacgtcctcacactgtcaactgcgtttattttcagcagacttaacatgtgtaaagatttgtatgaacataagataaacagagacataaactgaacaagttccacagacatgtgactaacagaaatagaataatgtgtccctgaacagagggggggtcaaaatcaaaatgtatagtcagtatctggtatacCAGGTGCactaagtactgcagtgtatctcctcctcatggactgcaccagatttgccagttcttgctgtgagatgttaccccactcttccaccaaggcacctgcaagttccaggacatttctgtggggaatggccctaggcctcaccctccgatccaacagctcccagacgtgctcaatgggattgagatccgggctcttcgctggccatggcagaacactgacattccagtcttgcaggaaatcacacacagaaagagcaatatggctggtggcattgtcatgctggagggtcgtgtcaggatgagcttgcaggaagggtaccacatgagggaggaggaggtcttctctgtaacgcacagcgttgagattgcctgcaatgacatcaAGCTCAGTTTGATGATGCTGTAACACaatgccccagaccatgacagaccctccacctccacatcaatctcgctccagagtacaggcctcggtgtaacgctcataacttctacgataaacgcaaatccgaccatcacctctggtgagacaaaaccgcgattcGTCAGTGaacagcactttttgccagtcctgtctggtccagcgacggtgggtttgtgcccgtagGTGAAGTTGTTGCCGgtcatgtctggtgaggacctgccttacaacaggcctataagcccttagtccagcctctctcagcctattgttgacagtctgagcactgatggagggattgtgtgttcctggtgtaactcgggcagttgttgttgccaccctgtacctgtcccgcaggtgtgatgttcaaatgtaccgatcctgtacaggtgttacacg encodes:
- the LOC109879898 gene encoding zinc finger protein 239-like, which translates into the protein MDRDRASPHTSTLPESPGCNSPGSALLQGLKRVSSLLIDCRKTPGQSGSSRGGHEENGDLISSRDTPKRGYLGGRGLSAHLQPHVADEAEKCLSRSEHFKKHQQRCIGKKPQHCCSDCGKNFTSRSCFIIHQRIHTGERPYFCSQCGKRHISAGRLKEHQRIHTGEKPYRCSQCGKSFALSGTLKTHLRIHTGEKPYCCSQCGRSFAVSTALKSHLRVHTGEKPYCCSQCGKGFAVSSALKSHLIIHTGERPYPCLRCGKSFVSAGNLTVHKRIHTGERPYSCDQCGKSFALASVLTSHRRIHTGKKPYSCEQCGKSFAVASSLSRHQRTHTGEKPYVCLCGKSFAQLGTMTSHQKTKTCRISSPSYTAPVPDP